A DNA window from Capnocytophaga sp. ARDL2 contains the following coding sequences:
- a CDS encoding mechanosensitive ion channel family protein — translation MNEELKEGFSNQFGEMSKYVEVLSIKLVNSIPSIIGALIALFVGLFIIRILMRFIKQRLEARNVDASLRGFLLSVLKFVLYAVLLLLVVQNLGLQTSAILGALSGIVLATGLALQGSLSNFAGGVLILLFRPFEVGDYIENNSGTSGTVEKIDLLYTTLTTLEGIKVYSPNGSLANSVIQNFTKISRRRMDFIIGIGYESNIKVAKEVIIETVLQNDKVLRDDPPIVFVSELADSAINLNVRCWALREDYWKMYFELKEKIKVALDKEGINIPYPQRDIHIINK, via the coding sequence ATGAACGAAGAGTTAAAAGAAGGTTTTTCAAATCAATTTGGTGAAATGTCAAAGTATGTTGAGGTTTTGTCGATAAAGTTAGTCAATTCTATTCCATCGATTATTGGAGCCTTGATTGCCTTGTTTGTAGGGTTGTTTATCATCCGTATTTTGATGCGTTTTATCAAGCAGCGATTGGAGGCAAGAAATGTTGATGCTTCTTTGAGAGGATTTTTATTATCTGTATTAAAGTTTGTCTTGTATGCAGTATTGCTTTTGTTGGTGGTGCAAAATTTGGGATTGCAAACGTCCGCCATTTTGGGAGCGTTGTCAGGTATTGTCTTGGCGACGGGGTTGGCATTACAAGGTTCACTTTCCAATTTTGCGGGAGGGGTTTTGATTTTATTGTTTCGACCGTTTGAAGTTGGTGATTATATCGAAAACAACTCAGGTACCAGTGGTACAGTTGAAAAAATCGATTTGCTTTATACTACATTGACAACTTTGGAAGGTATCAAAGTATATAGTCCCAATGGTAGTTTAGCAAACTCTGTTATTCAAAATTTTACAAAAATTTCGAGAAGACGTATGGATTTTATTATTGGAATCGGATACGAATCTAATATAAAAGTTGCCAAAGAGGTCATTATAGAAACTGTTTTGCAAAATGATAAGGTGTTGAGAGATGATCCGCCGATTGTGTTTGTAAGCGAATTGGCAGATAGTGCGATAAATCTAAATGTGAGATGTTGGGCATTGAGGGAGGATTATTGGAAAATGTACTTTGAATTAAAAGAAAAAATTAAAGTAGCTCTTGATAAAGAGGGGATTAATATTCCGTATCCACAACGAGATATTCACATTATTAATAAATAA
- a CDS encoding DUF6252 family protein, whose amino-acid sequence MKHFILLTISLLCLVSCREDEKPIDIDPVDLLPPATQHGAVMFACTVNGEPYICKGYDQVTSYYQWVNGGYGFVVTGSKKTELMLTVGLFNREHAPIELGTFILNDEKPGYGGGGHVRKQTLQTNVSYTNSIYTGEMTITKFDLQNEIVSGTFWFDIENPWTGETIEIRNGRFDTHFSQ is encoded by the coding sequence ATGAAACATTTTATTTTACTTACTATTTCTTTACTGTGTTTAGTATCATGTAGAGAAGACGAAAAACCAATTGATATCGACCCTGTAGATTTATTACCTCCAGCTACCCAACACGGTGCTGTAATGTTTGCTTGTACAGTAAATGGAGAACCTTACATCTGCAAAGGCTACGACCAAGTAACCAGCTACTACCAATGGGTTAATGGTGGGTATGGTTTTGTTGTAACTGGTAGTAAAAAAACAGAATTAATGTTAACGGTTGGATTGTTTAATCGTGAACATGCTCCAATAGAATTAGGTACATTTATTCTTAATGATGAAAAACCTGGTTATGGGGGGGGGGGGCATGTTAGAAAACAAACATTACAAACTAATGTTTCATACACTAATTCAATATATACCGGTGAAATGACAATTACCAAATTTGATTTACAAAACGAAATTGTTTCTGGAACTTTTTGGTTTGATATCGAAAACCCATGGACAGGCGAGACTATTGAAATCCGAAATGGTCGCTTTGATACACATTTTTCTCAGTAA
- a CDS encoding DUF4369 domain-containing protein has translation MKKRAIFSLLSATVLSCSQSPKGNTVVKGEIEGLKQGTLYIQKLANNQLQTVDSAVVSKTSTFETSFDLDEAEVLYLTLDRGQTISEDNHILFFAEPGKITINTTLEHFSYDATVSGSKTHEDLKKYYISKKQWIDRKNELIKEQLNAAKNKNTQKSDELHKAIINNDQRIMLNAVQYSLKNPESIASAYITLTDVLPLSDKYLDTIYNSLRADVKKHKYAQLINEYLTHSKSDVNIR, from the coding sequence ATGAAAAAAAGAGCTATCTTTTCACTATTGTCGGCTACTGTTTTATCTTGCTCACAATCTCCTAAAGGAAATACAGTAGTAAAAGGCGAAATCGAAGGATTGAAACAAGGAACCCTGTACATACAGAAGTTGGCAAACAACCAATTGCAAACAGTAGATAGTGCTGTGGTTTCCAAAACCTCAACATTTGAAACTTCATTTGATTTAGATGAAGCTGAAGTGTTGTATTTGACCTTAGACAGAGGACAAACCATTTCAGAAGACAATCATATCTTATTTTTTGCAGAACCAGGAAAAATCACTATCAACACTACTTTGGAGCATTTTTCGTATGACGCAACTGTATCTGGGTCGAAAACTCATGAAGATTTGAAAAAATATTACATCTCTAAAAAACAATGGATAGACCGTAAAAATGAATTAATCAAAGAGCAATTGAATGCCGCTAAAAATAAAAATACTCAAAAATCTGATGAATTGCACAAAGCTATCATCAATAATGATCAAAGAATAATGCTCAATGCTGTTCAGTACTCTCTAAAAAATCCAGAAAGTATTGCTTCTGCATATATTACATTAACAGACGTATTACCATTGAGTGACAAATATTTAGACACCATCTACAATAGTTTACGTGCAGATGTTAAAAAACATAAATATGCTCAACTCATCAATGAATATCTGACTCATTCAAAGTCTGATGTAAATATCAGATAA
- the mtaB gene encoding tRNA (N(6)-L-threonylcarbamoyladenosine(37)-C(2))-methylthiotransferase MtaB, whose amino-acid sequence MENRKKVAFYTLGCKLNFSETSTIARSFSDEVFDRVDFEDAADIYVINTCSVTENADKQFKQIVRKALKTNEKAFVAAVGCYAQLKPEELAAVDGVDLVLGATEKFKITDYINDLSKNDMGEVHSCEIEEADFYVGSYSIGDRTRAFLKVQDGCDYKCTYCTIPLARGISRSDTMENVMKNAAEISAKGIKEIVLTGVNVGDYGKGEFGNKKHEHTFFDLIQNLDTIPGIERLRISSIEPNLLKNETIDFVAQSRTFVPHFHIPLQSGSNEILKKMKRRYLRELYADRVSKIREVMPNACIGVDVIVGFPGETDELFLETYNFLNELDISYLHVFTYSERDNTEAIQMDGVIPNNVRAKRSKMLRGLSVKKRRAFYESQLNSSHTVLFEGENKEGYIHGFTENYVKVKTPWNPELVNTLHKIKLTTIDQDGIVRFEYES is encoded by the coding sequence ATGGAAAATAGAAAAAAAGTAGCCTTTTACACCTTGGGATGTAAATTGAATTTTTCGGAAACTTCTACCATCGCTCGCAGTTTTTCTGACGAAGTTTTTGACCGTGTAGATTTTGAAGATGCCGCTGATATTTATGTCATCAACACTTGTTCGGTAACGGAAAACGCCGATAAACAGTTTAAACAAATCGTGCGAAAAGCTCTAAAAACCAACGAAAAAGCTTTTGTGGCTGCTGTTGGATGCTACGCTCAACTCAAACCTGAAGAATTGGCAGCTGTTGACGGTGTAGATTTGGTATTGGGGGCTACGGAAAAGTTTAAAATTACCGACTATATCAACGACCTTTCGAAAAATGACATGGGTGAAGTGCATTCTTGCGAAATCGAAGAGGCTGATTTTTATGTAGGTAGCTATTCTATCGGCGATCGTACGCGTGCTTTTTTGAAAGTGCAAGATGGTTGTGATTACAAATGTACTTATTGTACTATCCCATTGGCTCGTGGTATTTCTCGCTCTGATACGATGGAAAATGTAATGAAAAACGCTGCTGAGATTTCCGCTAAGGGCATCAAAGAAATCGTTTTGACTGGTGTAAATGTGGGCGACTATGGAAAAGGTGAATTTGGAAATAAAAAACACGAACACACTTTTTTTGATTTGATACAAAACCTCGATACTATCCCTGGTATCGAACGATTGCGTATTTCATCTATCGAACCCAATCTTTTAAAAAACGAAACTATCGACTTCGTAGCTCAATCACGTACTTTTGTACCGCATTTTCACATACCCTTGCAATCAGGGTCAAATGAAATTTTAAAGAAAATGAAACGCCGCTATTTGCGTGAATTGTACGCTGATAGAGTTTCTAAAATCCGTGAAGTGATGCCCAATGCTTGTATTGGTGTAGATGTAATCGTAGGTTTTCCTGGCGAAACAGACGAATTGTTTTTGGAAACCTACAATTTTCTAAACGAGCTAGACATCTCATATCTTCATGTATTTACCTATTCAGAAAGAGACAATACCGAAGCCATACAAATGGACGGTGTGATTCCTAATAATGTACGTGCAAAACGCAGTAAAATGTTGCGAGGATTATCGGTAAAAAAACGCAGAGCCTTTTACGAAAGTCAATTAAACAGCTCACATACTGTATTATTTGAAGGAGAAAACAAAGAAGGATACATCCACGGATTTACTGAAAACTATGTAAAAGTAAAAACTCCTTGGAATCCAGAATTAGTAAACACACTACACAAAATCAAACTGACTACCATAGACCAAGATGGTATTGTACGCTTTGAATATGAATCATAA
- a CDS encoding YbaB/EbfC family nucleoid-associated protein: MFDLMGMMGKLQEAQSKVEETKKRLDTVWVDESSSDGLLKVTVTANRQIKSLTISPELLEDAEQLEDYLVMVLNKALTKAEQIHETEIAAVAKNNMPNIPGMDLFK, encoded by the coding sequence ATGTTTGATTTAATGGGAATGATGGGCAAATTGCAAGAAGCCCAAAGTAAAGTAGAAGAAACAAAAAAACGTTTAGACACCGTATGGGTGGACGAATCTTCGTCTGATGGATTACTAAAAGTAACGGTTACAGCCAATCGTCAAATCAAATCATTAACAATTTCACCAGAATTGTTGGAAGATGCTGAGCAATTAGAAGATTATTTAGTAATGGTATTAAACAAAGCCTTGACAAAGGCAGAACAAATCCACGAAACAGAAATCGCTGCTGTTGCAAAAAACAATATGCCGAATATTCCAGGAATGGATCTATTTAAATAA
- the recN gene encoding DNA repair protein RecN, which produces MLTKLNIKNFALISHTTVDFFSDFSIITGETGAGKSIILDALGLVLGKRADLNALRDKKEKCVIEAVFSIENYPLQAFFNENDLDYETETVIRREILPSGKSRAFVNDTPVALATLQELGNFLIDIHSQHQTQELFDENYQLQLVDAFAKTDSLIENYKIEGKSYKNLLKELEHLKETQDQLTKELDYNSFLLEELSQLNLQKDEEEELKEEENLLSNVERIQEGFSTVLQLFSEENYGILEQLREIKNQLNKLDNFSDLSQRVASAEIELQDISQEIHQKTDGLVADPQRLEFIQTRLQTIEQLYRKHKVQTIAELLEIQEDLSEKVQKGHFIDHEIEAKQKECTAQKTKVDTIAKKLHEKRCEVLQTLEQSIQEKLQPLGMPNAKFQFELTSTDQYFSTGKDQLQLLFSANKGMDFGLLKKTASGGELSRIMLVVKSILASKSQLPTIIFDEIDTGVSGEVADKMGNIMKEMAGYMQVFAITHLPQVAAKGTQHYKVYKHDQNDKTISELIALDTKNRVKEIAQMLSGTSITDAALQQARELLGKN; this is translated from the coding sequence ATGTTAACAAAATTAAACATCAAAAATTTCGCATTAATCAGCCATACTACGGTTGATTTTTTTTCCGATTTTTCAATTATTACAGGAGAAACAGGTGCAGGAAAATCTATTATATTGGATGCATTGGGATTGGTTTTAGGAAAAAGAGCCGATTTAAATGCCTTGCGTGACAAAAAAGAAAAATGTGTAATTGAGGCTGTTTTTTCGATTGAAAATTATCCTTTACAAGCATTTTTTAATGAGAATGATTTGGATTACGAAACAGAAACCGTGATTCGTAGAGAAATTTTACCTTCTGGAAAATCGCGTGCGTTTGTCAATGATACCCCTGTAGCATTGGCTACTTTGCAAGAATTAGGAAATTTTCTCATCGATATTCATTCCCAACATCAAACACAGGAATTATTTGACGAAAATTACCAATTACAATTGGTTGATGCATTTGCTAAAACTGATTCGTTGATAGAAAATTATAAAATCGAGGGAAAATCATATAAAAATTTGTTGAAAGAACTCGAACATCTAAAAGAAACACAAGACCAATTGACCAAAGAATTGGATTACAACAGTTTTCTTTTAGAGGAATTGTCACAGCTCAATTTGCAAAAAGACGAAGAAGAAGAATTGAAAGAAGAGGAAAATCTATTATCAAATGTAGAACGTATTCAAGAGGGTTTTTCGACAGTTTTACAATTGTTTTCGGAAGAAAATTATGGAATTTTAGAACAATTGAGAGAAATAAAAAATCAATTGAATAAATTGGACAATTTCTCAGATTTGTCGCAGCGAGTAGCTTCTGCTGAAATCGAATTGCAGGATATTTCACAAGAAATCCATCAAAAAACAGACGGATTGGTTGCCGATCCACAACGATTGGAGTTTATCCAAACTAGATTACAAACTATCGAGCAATTGTACCGTAAACACAAGGTACAAACCATCGCCGAATTGTTGGAAATACAAGAAGATTTGTCGGAAAAAGTTCAAAAAGGACATTTCATCGACCACGAAATCGAAGCAAAACAAAAAGAGTGTACAGCACAAAAAACAAAAGTAGATACAATAGCAAAAAAATTGCACGAAAAACGCTGTGAAGTATTGCAAACTTTGGAACAATCGATTCAAGAAAAATTACAACCGTTGGGAATGCCCAATGCCAAATTTCAATTTGAACTCACCTCAACAGATCAATATTTTTCCACAGGAAAAGACCAATTGCAACTGTTATTTTCTGCCAACAAAGGAATGGATTTTGGTTTGTTAAAAAAAACAGCCTCAGGCGGAGAATTGTCGAGAATTATGTTAGTAGTAAAATCTATTTTGGCGAGTAAAAGTCAGTTGCCAACCATTATTTTTGATGAGATAGACACAGGAGTTTCAGGCGAAGTAGCCGACAAAATGGGAAATATTATGAAAGAAATGGCGGGGTATATGCAGGTATTTGCCATTACACATTTACCACAAGTGGCAGCTAAAGGAACACAACATTACAAGGTTTACAAACACGACCAAAACGACAAAACCATATCAGAATTAATAGCTTTGGATACAAAAAATCGAGTAAAAGAAATCGCACAAATGCTTTCTGGAACATCGATTACCGATGCGGCACTGCAACAAGCGAGAGAGTTGTTGGGAAAAAATTAG
- a CDS encoding CBS domain-containing protein translates to MKIKVPVSDIMSKEIVKLNLSDSLSKAEQLFKNHKIRHIPVVSANKIVGMLSYTDLLKASFADFSDDDECVETTVFNMFSIEQVMTKDVISIPHYTTIKEAAEILNSHDFRALPVVQEEQIVGMITTTDLINYLISQFSE, encoded by the coding sequence ATGAAAATAAAAGTTCCAGTATCGGATATCATGAGTAAAGAAATCGTAAAGTTAAATCTTAGCGATTCTTTGTCAAAAGCTGAACAATTGTTTAAAAATCATAAAATCAGACATATTCCTGTAGTTTCTGCAAATAAAATTGTGGGTATGTTGAGTTATACCGATTTATTGAAGGCTTCTTTTGCAGATTTTAGCGATGACGATGAATGTGTAGAAACGACGGTTTTCAATATGTTTTCTATTGAACAAGTAATGACCAAAGATGTAATTTCGATTCCTCACTATACAACAATCAAAGAAGCAGCGGAAATTTTGAACTCTCATGATTTTAGAGCATTGCCTGTAGTACAAGAAGAGCAAATTGTAGGAATGATTACTACCACAGATTTGATCAATTATCTAATCAGTCAGTTTTCGGAATAA
- a CDS encoding rhodanese-like domain-containing protein, with amino-acid sequence MKIEQIYTGCLAQGAYYIESNGEVAIIDPLREVQSYIDKANQAGAKIKYIFETHFHADFVSGHVTLAEKTGAKIVYGPTANPKFDAHIATDGEVFKLGDIEIVALHTPGHTMESTTYLLKDTTGKNHAIFSGDTLFLGDVGRPDLAQKAANMTQEQLAATLFHSLRDKIMPLEDEVIVYPAHGAGSACGKNLSKETVGTLGEQKKTNYALRADMTEVEFVKEVTDGLLPPPAYFPENVRLNKEGYPSIDSVLNKNQAFSSEEFKRAADDALILDVRDADSFAKEHIPGSIFIGIDGGFAPWVGALIPDIQQNIVLVTPEGREQETITRLARVGYDNTLGYLKGGIEQWKKDGMQTDSIQRITAAQLEEIYNEGKQPIIDVRKPGEYNSAHVTKVPNIPLDYINEHIADFPEKETTYLHCAGGYRSMIAASILKARGYHNMIDVIGGFGQIKTTQLPIETQACVSSCSTK; translated from the coding sequence ATGAAAATAGAACAAATTTACACAGGATGTTTAGCTCAAGGAGCATATTATATCGAAAGTAATGGCGAAGTAGCTATTATCGATCCATTGCGTGAGGTACAATCATATATTGATAAAGCCAATCAAGCAGGAGCAAAAATCAAATACATCTTCGAAACGCATTTTCATGCAGATTTTGTAAGCGGACATGTTACACTGGCTGAAAAAACAGGAGCTAAAATCGTTTATGGACCAACAGCCAATCCAAAATTTGACGCACATATTGCAACAGATGGCGAAGTTTTTAAATTGGGGGATATTGAAATTGTAGCTTTGCATACTCCAGGGCATACAATGGAGAGTACTACTTATTTGTTGAAAGATACTACAGGAAAAAATCATGCGATTTTCAGTGGAGATACTTTGTTTTTGGGTGATGTAGGAAGACCCGATTTGGCTCAAAAAGCTGCAAATATGACGCAAGAGCAATTGGCAGCTACTTTATTCCACAGTTTGAGAGATAAAATCATGCCGTTGGAAGATGAGGTAATCGTATATCCAGCTCACGGTGCAGGTTCGGCTTGTGGAAAAAATTTGAGCAAAGAAACTGTAGGAACTTTGGGAGAACAAAAGAAAACAAATTATGCGTTGCGTGCTGATATGACTGAAGTAGAATTTGTAAAAGAAGTAACAGACGGATTGTTGCCTCCACCGGCGTATTTTCCAGAAAATGTGCGTTTAAACAAAGAAGGTTATCCTTCTATTGATAGTGTGCTAAATAAAAATCAAGCGTTTAGTTCAGAAGAGTTTAAAAGAGCAGCAGACGATGCCTTGATATTGGATGTACGTGATGCAGATAGCTTTGCAAAAGAGCATATTCCGGGGTCTATTTTCATCGGAATTGACGGTGGATTTGCTCCGTGGGTGGGTGCTTTGATTCCAGATATTCAACAAAATATCGTGTTAGTAACTCCAGAAGGAAGAGAACAAGAAACCATAACGCGTTTGGCTCGTGTAGGATATGACAATACTTTGGGATATCTAAAAGGTGGAATTGAACAATGGAAAAAAGACGGAATGCAGACAGATTCTATTCAGAGGATTACAGCTGCACAGTTGGAAGAAATCTACAACGAAGGAAAACAACCAATCATCGATGTAAGAAAACCAGGTGAATACAACTCAGCCCATGTTACTAAAGTACCAAATATCCCTTTGGATTATATCAATGAACACATTGCAGATTTTCCTGAAAAAGAGACCACTTATTTGCACTGTGCTGGAGGATATCGCTCAATGATTGCCGCTTCGATTTTGAAAGCAAGAGGGTATCACAATATGATCGATGTAATCGGAGGTTTTGGACAAATCAAAACTACACAATTGCCTATCGAAACTCAAGCATGTGTTTCTTCTTGTTCAACTAAATAG
- a CDS encoding GDSL-type esterase/lipase family protein: MKKTLFFFAFLLQTSLILAQENILFIGNSMTYYNGMPQLFRQLAESKGKDVYVDSFTIGGAGLAYLSAQTALHNKINSLDWDIVIIQPGTAESGGQVPVNQTIQHAQTIVNLVKAQNECARIFIYEVSNGIPAPNNQPNFNLYFQTQTAIKNTITTIATALNVPYIPAGEAFRAHYTDNQNLLLHPMYNDVHPNYYGSYLVAASVYTTLFAAPVYPSTFVGTDETLAHYLQTLADDTVFNSLSEWRIGSQTYVDFQVTVTNATVTLENNSIGYDAFSWHIDGVETTLDNDTHTFDSVGEKEIKLQLSKDGCTYSLTKKVQIVSLSTQSVEIEGFAIYPNPAKDFIIVEKWEEIHVVQIFDIAGKQMFNKVVESPLIDISLLEKGTYLLKFTTHNGGSFFRKLIVE, from the coding sequence ATGAAAAAAACATTATTCTTTTTTGCATTTTTATTGCAAACATCACTTATCCTTGCACAGGAAAACATATTATTTATCGGAAATAGCATGACTTATTACAACGGTATGCCACAGTTGTTTCGTCAATTGGCGGAGAGTAAAGGCAAAGATGTATATGTCGATTCTTTTACGATTGGTGGAGCTGGTTTGGCGTATCTTTCAGCACAGACAGCCTTGCATAACAAAATCAATTCGTTGGATTGGGATATCGTAATCATACAACCTGGTACAGCCGAATCTGGAGGTCAAGTACCTGTAAATCAGACCATTCAACACGCACAGACGATTGTCAATTTGGTAAAAGCTCAAAACGAATGTGCAAGAATTTTTATTTACGAGGTTTCCAATGGAATACCTGCTCCCAATAATCAACCAAATTTCAATTTGTATTTTCAAACGCAAACGGCTATAAAAAATACCATTACCACTATTGCCACTGCGTTGAATGTACCGTATATTCCAGCAGGCGAAGCTTTTAGAGCCCATTATACCGACAATCAAAATCTTTTGTTGCACCCGATGTACAACGATGTACATCCCAATTACTACGGTTCGTATTTGGTAGCTGCGTCTGTTTATACTACTTTGTTTGCAGCGCCTGTATATCCATCTACTTTTGTAGGCACAGACGAAACTTTAGCTCATTATTTACAAACTTTAGCAGATGATACCGTATTCAATTCCTTAAGTGAATGGCGTATAGGATCGCAAACCTATGTTGATTTTCAGGTAACTGTAACCAATGCTACCGTAACTTTAGAAAACAATTCTATTGGATACGATGCTTTTAGTTGGCATATCGATGGAGTAGAAACAACATTGGACAATGATACCCATACCTTTGATTCGGTAGGGGAAAAGGAAATAAAATTACAGCTGTCAAAAGACGGTTGTACCTATTCACTAACCAAAAAAGTACAAATAGTTTCATTAAGTACACAATCGGTAGAAATTGAGGGTTTTGCTATATATCCCAATCCTGCAAAAGATTTTATAATAGTAGAAAAATGGGAGGAAATCCATGTAGTACAAATTTTTGATATTGCAGGAAAACAAATGTTTAACAAAGTAGTTGAATCTCCATTGATAGATATTTCGCTTTTGGAAAAAGGAACCTATCTGTTGAAATTTACTACACACAACGGAGGTAGTTTTTTTAGAAAATTAATAGTGGAATAG
- a CDS encoding class I SAM-dependent RNA methyltransferase, giving the protein MKNFQMVAKTFFGFEDILAEELLQLGAQKIEKGTRMVSFQGDKGFMYKANLALRTALKILKPIKQFKVYNEKSLYNGIKSIDWSKYLKLHQSFVIDVTVNSEQFTHTQFVALKSKDAIVDQFKENFDDRPDIDKEYPDLRIHVHIQKDQCTVSLDSSGESLHHRGYRTATNIAPINEVLAAGILLLSGWSGNSDFLDPMCGSGTFLVEAAMIACNIPPNINRKEFAFEKWNDWDADLFETIEESLLKKIKDFPYTLTGFDKAPSAVKKAIDNIENANLSEYIEVKHENFFETKKEENRPLHIVFNPPYGERLNIELERFYKEIGDTLKQGYPDTQAWFITGNIEALKYVGLKPSRKIKLFNGKLESRLVKYEMYAGSKKQKYQNQ; this is encoded by the coding sequence ATGAAAAACTTTCAAATGGTAGCCAAAACCTTTTTTGGTTTTGAAGATATATTGGCGGAAGAACTCCTACAATTGGGAGCCCAAAAGATTGAAAAAGGTACGCGTATGGTGAGTTTTCAAGGAGACAAAGGTTTTATGTACAAAGCCAATCTTGCCTTACGTACAGCTTTGAAAATTTTGAAACCTATCAAACAATTCAAGGTCTATAACGAAAAAAGTTTGTATAACGGTATCAAAAGCATCGATTGGTCGAAATATTTGAAACTACACCAATCGTTTGTGATTGATGTCACGGTAAATTCAGAGCAGTTTACACATACACAATTTGTTGCCTTGAAATCTAAAGATGCGATTGTCGATCAATTTAAAGAAAATTTTGACGACAGACCTGACATCGACAAAGAATATCCCGATTTGCGTATTCATGTACATATTCAAAAAGACCAATGTACCGTATCTTTGGACAGTTCGGGCGAATCTTTGCACCACCGAGGCTACCGTACTGCAACCAATATCGCACCCATCAACGAGGTATTGGCTGCAGGAATTTTGCTATTGAGCGGATGGAGTGGTAACAGTGATTTCTTAGACCCAATGTGTGGTTCTGGAACATTTTTGGTCGAAGCGGCTATGATTGCTTGTAATATTCCACCCAATATCAACAGAAAGGAATTTGCTTTTGAAAAATGGAACGATTGGGATGCCGATTTGTTTGAAACCATCGAGGAAAGTTTATTAAAAAAAATCAAAGATTTCCCATACACATTGACAGGTTTTGACAAAGCACCATCGGCTGTAAAAAAAGCCATTGACAATATCGAAAATGCCAATTTGAGTGAATACATCGAGGTAAAACACGAGAATTTCTTTGAAACCAAAAAAGAAGAAAATCGTCCGTTGCACATCGTATTCAATCCGCCGTATGGAGAACGATTGAATATCGAATTGGAAAGATTTTACAAAGAAATTGGCGATACGCTAAAACAAGGTTATCCAGATACTCAAGCGTGGTTTATCACTGGAAATATCGAAGCCTTGAAATATGTAGGATTGAAACCCTCGAGAAAAATCAAACTCTTTAACGGAAAGTTGGAATCTCGTTTGGTAAAATATGAAATGTATGCAGGAAGTAAAAAACAAAAATATCAAAATCAATAA
- a CDS encoding sulfite exporter TauE/SafE family protein: MDLPTTIGLLLSFFVGITLGFMGSGGSILTVPILVYIVGVQPVVATAYSLFIVGSTALTGSVLNSKDKNIDFNTALLFGIPSLLTVFMTRSVIVPAISETIRLSETISFSKNTFIMVLFAIVMLFSALKMIQNKVRVTQDDNQEINHFWIVLQGGIVGLVAGLVGAGGGFLIVPALMMFAKLPIRKAMGTSLIIVAIQSLIGFLGDVKHLTIDWTFLLMFCFCSIIGIFVGIRWSKKIVDAKLKKIFGWFILAMAIFILRKEIF, encoded by the coding sequence ATGGATTTACCTACTACCATAGGATTGCTACTGTCTTTTTTTGTTGGTATTACTTTGGGATTTATGGGGAGTGGAGGTTCTATACTTACTGTACCGATTTTGGTATATATTGTTGGGGTTCAGCCTGTTGTAGCTACAGCCTATTCACTTTTTATCGTCGGAAGTACCGCATTGACAGGGAGTGTTCTCAATTCTAAAGATAAAAATATCGATTTTAATACAGCATTGCTTTTCGGAATACCATCGTTGCTCACAGTATTTATGACACGCTCGGTGATTGTTCCTGCAATATCCGAAACGATACGATTGTCCGAAACGATTTCCTTTTCCAAAAACACCTTTATTATGGTGTTGTTTGCTATAGTGATGCTGTTTTCGGCTTTGAAAATGATTCAAAACAAAGTGAGAGTTACTCAAGATGATAACCAAGAAATCAATCATTTTTGGATTGTACTACAGGGGGGTATTGTAGGATTGGTAGCAGGATTGGTAGGAGCAGGTGGCGGATTTTTGATAGTACCAGCTTTGATGATGTTTGCAAAATTGCCCATTCGAAAAGCAATGGGAACTTCCCTAATTATCGTTGCTATTCAATCATTGATTGGTTTTTTAGGTGATGTAAAGCACTTGACTATCGACTGGACGTTTTTACTAATGTTTTGTTTCTGCTCAATTATCGGTATTTTTGTCGGAATCAGATGGTCAAAGAAAATAGTAGATGCCAAATTGAAAAAAATATTTGGTTGGTTTATTTTAGCAATGGCAATTTTTATATTAAGGAAAGAAATTTTTTAA